In one window of Leptospira neocaledonica DNA:
- a CDS encoding FG-GAP-like repeat-containing protein yields the protein MQKFLKKGIPYGTAVLLLFFLESCAFKSMNLAFEAIFEAQIACLVTGDTCLDASTTPPPTDVTPPTVTITNLPTSGRPTVETGFLKGTSSDDILVSSVQISIDGGTYTTATGTTSWSFALPSGSSTWRHGSFHSIDIRSVDSSTNISTVLSLNVRKGYNRDLNGDGYADIAVMAPGDASGLGVAYIFNGGPSGITATTMSAADHSITGQGRMGYASAMGDVNGDGFGDLAIGASDYSGQQGITYIFHGSTSGITTNTAASANRILTYTGSNEFGYAIALGDVNGDGYDDLANGVYHIPLAFIYYSTGSGGISSTAGTTISGPGASNFACGIGLGDINGDGFSDLIVGGNAFGGGGNTGGVWIFHSSGSAGVTVNSYTLANTTITGETASNFGIRMYTGDVNGDGYADLAVGAPQYNGFFGRSYVFNSTGTTSGITVSLAASANTIINAVSASSLGLAVALGDVNGDGYDDFATGAPGYSTNQGRVYINLSDGNQIPIGSVNLIVGESVNQAFGNAAIISDINGDGLGDLVAAAYVYPDGVALSGRVYIFHSFGSGYPAAVASSANTIISGAAGSEFGSNLVDANIPKDLYPRFLGVWTFGNLETYRIQI from the coding sequence ATGCAAAAATTTCTGAAAAAAGGAATTCCTTACGGGACGGCGGTCCTTCTTCTTTTCTTTTTAGAATCTTGCGCGTTCAAATCTATGAATCTTGCCTTCGAAGCAATATTCGAAGCCCAGATCGCCTGCTTAGTTACAGGAGATACCTGTCTAGACGCAAGCACGACTCCACCTCCCACTGATGTAACACCTCCAACAGTAACGATCACAAATCTTCCCACTTCGGGAAGGCCGACTGTAGAGACAGGATTTTTAAAAGGAACTTCTTCCGATGATATTTTGGTTTCCTCCGTGCAGATTAGTATCGATGGAGGAACTTATACTACTGCGACAGGAACAACTAGTTGGAGTTTTGCTTTGCCTTCAGGTTCTTCTACTTGGAGACACGGATCTTTTCATTCGATCGATATCAGAAGTGTGGACTCCAGCACAAATATTTCTACTGTGCTGAGCCTGAATGTAAGGAAGGGTTATAACCGAGATCTGAACGGAGATGGTTACGCTGATATAGCCGTCATGGCTCCTGGAGATGCTTCCGGACTGGGAGTGGCATATATTTTTAACGGAGGACCTTCCGGAATTACTGCGACCACCATGAGTGCGGCAGACCATTCTATTACAGGACAAGGAAGAATGGGATACGCTTCCGCAATGGGAGATGTAAATGGAGATGGTTTTGGAGATCTTGCGATAGGAGCTTCCGATTATTCAGGACAACAAGGGATTACTTATATATTCCACGGAAGCACTTCTGGTATTACCACGAACACTGCTGCAAGTGCAAACCGTATCCTAACTTATACAGGTTCAAACGAATTTGGGTATGCCATTGCATTAGGAGATGTTAATGGAGATGGATACGATGATCTCGCCAATGGCGTGTATCATATTCCCCTTGCATTTATTTATTATAGCACTGGATCCGGAGGTATTTCTTCGACTGCAGGAACTACTATTTCAGGTCCGGGAGCGAGTAATTTTGCCTGTGGGATAGGCTTAGGCGATATTAACGGGGACGGATTTTCAGATCTGATTGTGGGTGGAAATGCATTCGGGGGTGGCGGTAATACAGGAGGAGTTTGGATCTTCCATAGCAGCGGTTCTGCGGGAGTTACTGTAAATTCCTATACATTAGCAAACACTACTATAACCGGAGAGACTGCGAGTAATTTTGGGATCCGTATGTATACGGGAGATGTAAATGGGGATGGGTATGCAGATCTCGCCGTAGGAGCTCCTCAATACAATGGCTTTTTTGGAAGAAGTTATGTATTCAATAGTACCGGGACTACAAGTGGGATCACTGTCTCTTTAGCTGCAAGTGCAAACACTATAATCAATGCTGTCTCTGCAAGTTCCCTAGGACTTGCTGTTGCACTGGGAGATGTGAATGGAGACGGATATGATGATTTTGCCACAGGAGCTCCTGGTTATTCCACTAACCAGGGAAGGGTTTATATAAATTTAAGTGATGGTAATCAGATTCCAATTGGTTCTGTAAATCTAATTGTGGGGGAATCTGTTAACCAGGCTTTCGGAAATGCAGCAATAATCTCCGACATAAATGGAGACGGGCTGGGAGACTTAGTGGCTGCAGCATACGTTTATCCGGATGGGGTTGCGTTATCTGGACGAGTTTATATTTTTCATAGTTTCGGATCCGGGTACCCCGCAGCGGTTGCAAGTTCTGCAAATACGATTATTTCTGGTGCCGCAGGAAGCGAATTCGGAAGTAATCTAGTGGATGCAAATATTCCGAAGGACCTATATCCTAGATTTTTAGGAGTTTGGACCTTCGGGAATTTAGAAACTTATAGGATCCAAATTTAA
- a CDS encoding DUF1993 domain-containing protein, translated as MSDISIYEITVTQVIKNLEHLKRFIDKGKSFAESKKIEIDVLLNARLAPDQYNFIRQIQSACDTAKLGAARLTGKQFQAHEDKEKTLSEVIDRIDSVVGILKELKPEDYKEASDKKISLPRWEGKSLTGKEYALHHMIPNFFFHIVTAYDILRHNGVELAKKDYLGDFPFKS; from the coding sequence ATGTCAGACATTTCGATATACGAAATCACAGTAACACAAGTAATCAAAAATTTAGAGCATCTAAAACGTTTTATAGATAAGGGAAAAAGTTTCGCCGAATCTAAAAAGATCGAAATAGATGTTTTATTGAATGCAAGACTCGCTCCGGACCAATACAATTTTATCCGCCAGATACAATCAGCTTGCGACACAGCAAAATTGGGAGCCGCACGTTTAACCGGAAAACAATTCCAAGCTCACGAAGATAAGGAAAAAACCCTTTCCGAAGTGATAGACAGGATCGACTCCGTTGTAGGAATTTTAAAAGAACTTAAACCGGAAGATTATAAAGAAGCTTCCGACAAAAAAATATCTTTGCCTCGTTGGGAAGGTAAATCCCTGACCGGAAAAGAATATGCTCTTCATCATATGATCCCGAACTTCTTCTTTCATATCGTAACCGCTTACGATATCCTCAGACATAACGGAGTGGAACTGGCTAAGAAGGACTATCTGGGAGATTTTCCTTTTAAATCTTAG
- a CDS encoding ArsR/SmtB family transcription factor yields the protein MFHALGDPTRRSILERLSMGPATVGELAEPYKMALPSLMQHLGVLEDSSLVRSEKVGRVRTYKLTLETMQAGEDWFVRQRTHWDRRLDQLDSYLLEMKEKENGKN from the coding sequence TTGTTTCATGCTCTGGGGGACCCTACAAGAAGGTCCATTTTAGAACGTTTGAGCATGGGGCCGGCCACAGTTGGAGAATTGGCAGAGCCTTACAAAATGGCCCTTCCTTCTTTGATGCAACATTTAGGAGTGTTGGAAGATTCTTCTTTGGTTCGTTCCGAAAAAGTGGGCCGGGTAAGGACTTACAAACTTACCCTGGAGACCATGCAAGCTGGAGAAGATTGGTTCGTTAGACAACGCACCCACTGGGACAGAAGGTTAGACCAGCTAGACAGTTACTTACTAGAAATGAAGGAGAAAGAAAATGGCAAAAACTAA
- a CDS encoding SRPBCC family protein: MAKTNYYQPDPKTDLVLERIVDVPRELVWKAWTTPEHILKWFTPAPWKTIDCEIDLRPGGIFRTTMLSPEGQEFPNSGCFLDIIENEKLVFTDIFEPGFKPTANGGFFTAILTLEKHGNGTKYHVLARHKDEESRKKHEEMGFHEGWNAALDQLVELMKAVH, encoded by the coding sequence ATGGCAAAAACTAATTATTACCAACCGGACCCAAAAACAGATTTAGTCCTGGAAAGGATTGTAGATGTTCCAAGAGAACTTGTTTGGAAAGCATGGACCACCCCGGAACATATCCTGAAATGGTTTACCCCTGCCCCTTGGAAAACTATAGATTGTGAGATTGATCTTCGCCCAGGTGGAATCTTCCGCACAACCATGTTGTCTCCGGAAGGACAAGAATTCCCAAACAGCGGCTGTTTCTTGGACATCATTGAAAATGAGAAGCTTGTATTCACTGATATTTTTGAGCCCGGTTTTAAACCGACCGCTAACGGAGGATTTTTCACCGCGATCCTCACATTAGAAAAACATGGTAATGGAACCAAGTATCATGTTCTTGCACGGCATAAAGACGAAGAAAGCAGGAAAAAACATGAGGAGATGGGATTCCACGAGGGCTGGAATGCAGCTCTAGACCAATTAGTAGAACTCATGAAAGCAGTTCACTAA
- a CDS encoding MarR family winged helix-turn-helix transcriptional regulator, whose amino-acid sequence MKNKPSPIELKRIGLSCLNVSLRRTARLVTSYYDTILKPSGLRITQFSILVGIGHEEECSITDLSRLTDIDRTTLQRSLEILKRDGLIRIEKKEAGNIRNLSLTKKGESKLAGAILLWEEAQNEITKSFGKSKFQETLRILSEVRKIPVLEAQNQV is encoded by the coding sequence ATGAAAAATAAACCTTCCCCCATCGAACTCAAAAGAATAGGACTATCCTGCCTAAATGTAAGTTTAAGAAGGACGGCAAGGTTGGTCACATCCTATTACGATACGATACTCAAACCTTCCGGGCTTAGGATCACACAATTTAGCATTTTAGTCGGGATAGGACATGAAGAAGAATGTAGTATCACAGATCTTTCCAGACTCACAGATATAGACAGAACCACCCTGCAAAGAAGTTTAGAGATCCTGAAACGGGACGGTCTAATCCGGATTGAAAAAAAAGAAGCCGGAAATATCCGAAATCTTTCCCTTACTAAAAAGGGAGAATCCAAATTAGCGGGAGCAATTCTACTTTGGGAAGAAGCGCAGAACGAGATCACTAAATCATTTGGAAAATCTAAATTCCAGGAAACCTTAAGGATACTTTCTGAAGTCAGAAAAATTCCGGTATTGGAAGCTCAAAATCAGGTCTAA